The following nucleotide sequence is from Halobacillus mangrovi.
ATATTTACTTGAATTTTTCAGACCCTTGGCCTAAAAATAAGCACGAAAAAAGAAGACTAACATTCCATACATTTTTAGATCAGTATAAAGATGTGCTTGTTCCGGATGGAGAGATTACTCTTAAGACGGATAACAAAGGTTTCTTTGAGTATTCGCTTGTAAGCTTCTCGCAGTACGGCATGATTTTAGAAGATGTATCTGTCGATTTACATGCGGATGAGGACCCTTTAAATGTTCCTACTGAATATGAAGAAAAGTTTTCCGAAAAAGGACAGCCGATCTATCGTTGCAAGGTCCGGTTCAACTCATGATACCGTTTACATTAGCTCTAGTCATTATGGTAGACTAGAGCTATATTTGTATAGAAGGGAATGTTGATATGGAGTCGATGCAGATTGGCCGCGCTAAGTTAACTTGGCTGAATGGCGGAGTCACGCATATGGATGGAGGCGCTATGTTTGGTGTCGTCCCGAAGCCGTTATGGAGTAAAAAGTATCCAGTCAATGATAAAAATCAGATTGAGCTTAGGACGGACCCGATATTAGTAGAGCTGGATGGAAAACGGTTGGTCATAGATTCTGGAATGGGAAACGATAAGCTGACAGACAAACAGAAGCGGAATTTTGGGGTGAAGGAAGAATCGAATATCGACCGGTCTTTAGATGAACTCGGTTTAACGAGAGGGGATATCGATTATGTTCTAATGACTCATCTGCACTTTGACCATGCATGTGGGCTTACGATGTGGGATGGTGAACAACTTGTTCCAACTTTTCCGCATGCAACCATTTATACGAGCGAGACTGAATGGGATGAAATGAGGAACCCTAACATACGATCCAAGAATACTTATTGGGAACAAAATTGGAAGCCCGTTGTTGAGCATGTACATACTTACGACAAGTCTATTGAAGTACTCCCAGGATTACAGATGGTCCACACGAGCGGGCATAGTGATGGTCACTCGATCATTTTGTTTGAAGATGAGGATGAAACTTTCATTCACATGGCGGATATTATGCCTACACACGCTCACCAAAACGTATTATGGGCGTTAGCCTATGATGATTATCCGGTCACATCAGTTCATGAAAAACAGAAATGGATGGGGTTTGGATATGAAAGAAAAGCCTGGTATGTTTTTTACCATGATGCCCATTACAGAGCATTAAAGTTCAATGAGAATGGTGAAGTCATGAACAGTGTGAAAAGACAAACTTATTCATATGAGGATTAAATGAACAAGAGCCTCCGCTTTAAGCGGAGGCTCTTGTGTAAATGTTAAGCAGTGGTTTCAGCTACATCAACGATCGTACCCGTTTCAGTATCAATATAAAATTCAAATTGAGATGTTTCCCCGTCTTGATTTTTGGAAATCCCGCCACGATATACATCGTAGTTGATGCCGTTTTTATTCAGTTCTTCAGGTTTCATGTAAATCCATGACCCGCTGATTGGGCCTTGCTTTTTAAAAGCCTCTTTAGCAATCTTTAATGCTTTTTCAGGCGTAACTCCTTGATTGTTACCTAATTGCTCTTTTACAACATAGCCAGCAAGTGCTCCTACACCAGCAGCTATTGCGACTTTTTTCCAATTCATCGACCAATCACCTCACAACTTATTTCTAATCTTCAGTATACTAAAAATTCCCGTTAAAAGGAAATCAAAACATATCTCCTGCTGTTTTGTAGAAACGTTTTCAAAGTTTCGTTAGAATAGAGGGAGACGTATAAAAAGGAGATGTACATACGATGAATGTAGAAACGAGAGAGCTTTTTAAGACGTTAACGGAATTGCCGGGGGCCCCTGGTAACGAACATCTGGTAAGAAAATTCATGAGACAAGAGCTAGAAAAGTATTCAGATGAAATTGTTCAGGATCGACTTGGTGGCGTATTTGGGCTTCGCGACGGCAAAGGTCCAACGGTGATGGTAGCTGGTCATATGGATGAAGTAGGGTTCATGGTTACTCAAATCACCGATAACGGTATGCTCCGTTTTCAAACGTTGGGCGGATGGTGGAGCCAGGTGCTGCTTGCTCAACGTGTCCAAGTGATAACTGAGGAAGGACCTGTTGTAGGTGTCATTGGCTCCATTCCGCCTCACAATTTAACTCCTGAACAGCGCAAGAAACCGATGGAGATGAAAAATATGCTGATTGATATCGGCGCTGATGACCGTGAAGATGCTAAAGCAATTGGAATTAAACCAGGGCAGCCAATCGTTCCGATTTGTCCATTTACTCCAATGGCCAATGATAAAAAAATGCTGGCAAAAGCTTGGGATAACCGTTATGGTTGTGGACTTTCTATTGAACTTCTTAAAGAACTTCAAAATACGAAACTTCCTAACCAGCTATATTCCGGTGCAACGGTCCAAGAGGAAGTTGGATTAAGAGGAGCGCAAGTGGCTGCGAACATGATTGATCCAGATATCTTTTATGCCCTGGACGCTTCACCGGCAAATGATATGAGCGGTGATAAGAAAGAGTTTGGCCAGTTAGGAAAAGGTGCTTTATTACGTATTCTTGATAAGTCAATGGTTACTCATCGTGGCATTCGAGATTTCATTCTCGATACGGCTGAGAGTCACAATATCCCGTATCAGTACTTTATCTCCCAAGGCGGTACAGATGCAGGAAGAGTACACATTGCGAACAATGGTGTTCCATCTGCTGTGGTAGGCATTTGCTCACGTTATATCCATACTTCTTCCTCAATCATCCATGTCGATGACTATGCTGCTGCTAAAGAATTGCTTGTTCATTTAGTAAAAACAACGGATCAAAATACAGTTGATTTGATTAAAAAGAATGTATAGTTAACTTAAGGTCACGTGATGCTGATTTCAGCAGGCGTGACTTTATGCTATGATGATCAAAAATAGTATGGTAAAAGAGAAAGGTGTATCCTATTGTGAAAATTTACGTCGGTTCGAATAACCCTGCAAAAATTGATTCAGTTAAACAGGTTTTTTCTGAAGATGAAGTGGTAGGTATGGATGTTGAATCCAAAGTTGCCGCTCAGCCATTTTCAGATGAAGAAACGCTCGAAGGGGCGATAAATCGTGCCAGGGAATGTGCGGCTATGAATAAAGGGAATTTTGGGATCGGTCTAGAGGGTGGCGTTATGGAAATCGAGGGAGACCTCTATTTATGTAATTGGGGCGCCCTTGTTGATCAAAAAGAGAATGTTTTTACAGCTAGCGGCGCAAGAATTCCATTACCTGATGAGATTAAAGAAGAATTAGAAAAGGGAAAAGAACTTGGAGATGTTATGGATAATTATGCGAATAAGAATGAGGTGCGAAAGAATGAAGGTGCTATTGGCATTTTCACAAATGGGGCTGTCGAGCGTGAAGAAATGTTTATGCACGTCGTAAAGCTATTGAAAGGACAATGGGAGTTTTATCAATAAAAAAGAGGTGTATCCAGTTTATGGGTACACCTCTTCTTTTTATTCATAGATGTAGCTTAGAACATCCAAAGCTTGATCAATTGTTTCTACAGTGACATTTGCCTGATTGGATAATTCTTTTAATGGATGAACTAAAGATTCAGGTCTGACCAGAATCAGGGGCTTACGAAGCTGGATAGCTGAACTTGCATCCATTGCGGTATTCCATTGTTTGTATTGCTCCCCGAATAGAGCAATGACTGCATCTGATTTTTGCAAAAGAACTTGAGTTCTAAAGTTATTTACACTAGACGCTGCATCATCGCGGTACACATTGTCCGGCTGTTTGCCCATAATGTCCTCTCCGATATTGTCGGATCTTTCGTGATTTTCTTGTGGTCCTACAAAATGAATAGGTAAATCTCGTTGTTTGGCATTGTTTTTCAGCTGTTCACGCCAATCATCGTGGATTTGACCAGCCAGATAGACAGTTAATTCCATTCAACTACCTCCTCAAGATAGACTCTATAGTAAGTATGAAACAGTAGAGCTTTAGTGTCCAGTAAGGAAACTTCTTACAGAAAACCTTTCATTTTTAAGGATGTAGAGGAGGTTTTAAATGATTTATGGTTGGAAAACCATTCTGACCTGTATCTTTTCATTCTGCTTTATCACTTCCCCCTATGGATAACTGAGTTGATTCAAAACTGAGTAGAACAAGTAAAACTACTTACAATAAATTTTAAGGCGATACTCACCGGACTTCTGACAGGTTCCATTAACACCCTCTGAGGAATGGTGAGTGAATGATAATTGAAATACACAATAGAGAACGTTGTGTCTGATGGATATGATTTCTTAATGAACCAATGAGCAAATTTCACCTTTGGTGTATTTACACATGTTAAATTAAAGTATAATATTAATTTCGGATAAAGGGGGACAATGATGAAGCAATTTTTAGAGCGAAAAGGAGTTCGCATCTCTGTTCATACTTATTTGATTACGGCCCTAAGCTACATGGCTCTAGGCTTGTTTTCATCTTTAATTATTGGTTTGATTATGAAGACGATCGGAGAGCAAACAAGTTTAGGTGTTGTTTCTCAATCATTAATTGAAATGGGCACGTTTGCGATGGATACGAAAATTTGGGGAGGGGCCATTGGAGCTGCTATCGCTTTTGGTTTGAAAGCGCCGCCCCTTGTTATATTCGCATCCCTGTTCAGTGGTGCTTTAGGAGCTGAAATGGGTGGGCCTGCTGGAAGCTATATAGCAGCTTTAGCAGCTACAGAATTCGGGAAAATTGTAAGTAAACAGACGAAAATAGATATCATTCTTACCCCATTTGCGACAATTACAATTGGATTTCTCGTGGGTTCTTTAATTGGACCGCCAATTGGAAGCTTCATGACTGCGTTCGGAGAAGTGATTAATTGGGCTACTCTCCAACAGCCCTTTATTATGGGGATTCTTGTTGCTGTATTAATGGGACTCGCGTTGACTGCTCCCATTTCAAGTCTAGCCATTGCACTTATGCTTTCTCTCGAGGGAGTGGCAGCTGGAGCAGCTACTGTTGGCTGTGCAGCTCAAATGATAGGTTTTGCAACAATCAGTTACAAAGATAACGGTTTTGGCGGATTCATCGCTCAAGGAATAGGGACATCTATGCTTCAAATCGGAAATGTTGTCAAGAAGCCTCTAATTATTGCGCCTCCTACTATAGCGGGAGCAGTCCTGGCACCTATCGCTACGGTTTGGTTTACTTTAGAAAATAACGCGGCTGGTGCAGGAATGGGAACGAGCGGTCTAGTTGGACAGATCATGACTTTTGAAGCTATGGGATTCTCCTGGGAAATCGTTGGAATCATCTTTATTCTTCATTTCTTGGCGCCTGCTTTTATAAGCGGTGTGATCGCTATGTGGTTTAGAAGAAAGGGCTGGATACAGCCAGGAGACATGAGAATTGATTATGAGTAAACCTATGCTAGAATAATTGTGGAGGTGGATAACGTGATTACACTTGAATCCGATCAACATCTGAAAGAATTAATTGAATCTCAACCTGTTATTCTGCTCTTCTCCGCTGATTGGTGTCCAGATTGCAAAGTCATTGAACCATTCATTCCTGAACTAGAGGATCAGTTCAACGATTGGTCTTTCGTTTATGTAGATAGAGATCAATTCATACATGTCTGTGCAGAGAATGACGTCTTCGGCATACCAAGTTTCGTTGCTTTTAGAGATGGAGAAGAAGTAGGAAGATTTGTAAGCAAAAACAGAAAAACTAAAGAAGAGATTGAAGAATTCTTACGTAAAGTAAGTAAATAACAAGCTGTGCTAAAGCACAGCTTGTTTACTTTTTTCAGGAGCTAATGATGTGTATAATAGGATGAGGTACCAAATTTACGATAACTAGACCGGAGATCCATTTCTTCCATCATCGAAGGAGGAAAAATAGTATGAAGATGACGAGTATAAAGATGAAGAAGAAATTAGAAGAACGATTGCAAAGCAATGAATGGAAAACCACCTTTAATCGAGACAAAGATACATTTCGTATTGAGTGGCGTGAGTCAGGGGATGGTATCACCATAACTCTGCCAAACGTGATTTCTAAATATGAAGCACGAGGAGAAGAAGCGCTAGACGAATTGGAAGATCATGTTCAGGAAGCTTTGAGGGTCATGAATGAAACCCATCACCTCTCCGGAAAAGAAGAAAAGATTTTCCCAGTAATCCGTGCAGCCTCTTTCCCTACAGAAACAGAGCAAGGGAAGAAATTAGTGTATGCGGATCATACAGCGGAGACAAGGATCTATTATGCCCTCGATCTTGGAAAATCCTATCAACTGATTGATGAATCCATGCTCGAAAAGGAAAACTGGACGAAAGAACGAATGAAGGAAGTAGCAAGTTTCAACGTTCGTTCCCTGCCAGTGAAAATGAAAAAAGATACGGTATACGGCAACGATTTTTATTTCCATTCTACTCAAGATGGATATGATGCGAGCCGAATCTTGAACGAAGTACTGCTTGAAGAATTAAAGGCAGAATGCAAAGGTGAATTGGCTATCAGTATCCCTCACCAGGATGTCATCATATTTGCTGATGTCCAAAATCCCGAAGGGTACGACATCATTGCTCAAATGGCTATGAAGTTCTTTGCTGAGGGGACGGTTCCAATCACCTCTCTTTCTTTCTTATACGAAAACAAAGAGCTTGAACCTATTTTCATCCTTGCTCAGAAAAAACCCAAACAGAATCGAAAGGAAGATTAGCTTTATGGATGTGTTTTATAATTTAAAAGGTATCGGTGATGTATTGATCATCCCTGTTAAGGAAGGCGACCGCAATACGATCAAACATGAACAGTATGGAGACGTTGTAAAGATTACTGATCGAACAGATGGCACTCTGTTAGGTTACAATATTTTCAATGCTTCGACCTATTTCAATATTCCTAGTCAAGGGAAAATGAGACTGACCGAAGAAATGCTGGCACCGATCAAAGATCTATTTTCTAAAAATCAGCTTAACGACGTGCTCGATTTTGATTTAAGTCCAAAATTTGTAGTGGGATATGTAAAAGAGAAGAATCCACATGAGAACGCAGATAAGTTAAATGTTTGTAAAGTGGACGTTGGAGAAGAAACACTTCAAATTGTTTGTGGAGCACCGAATGTCGATGAAGGCCAACACGTGGTGGTTGCGAAAGTGGGCGCTACAATGCCAAGTGGAATGAAGATTAAAGATGCAAAGCTTCGTGGGGTCCCATCCAGCGGAATGATATGCTCAGCCAAGGAGCTTGGTTTACCGGATGCTCCGAAGGAAAAAGGAATTTTAGTCCTAGAAGACGGTTATCAAGCCGGCGAGCAGTTTGAATTTTAATTTTAAAAAAGCAGAGTAGCTTAGCTACTTTGCTTTTTTTTTGATAAATTAGTCATTTTTAAAGCGATTGTAAACCAATAATCGTAAGAAAACTGTTAAAATAAAAGGTACCACAAGGAATGATTTACATAAGAAAAGAGAGTGAGAAAAATGTGGAATGATTTTAAAAATAAACTGAAAAAATGGTTTGATGAAACTGATAAGAATGATACCCCTCAACCTGAAAAACAACGTGAGTATGAACGTAGTGAAATGAATGCTAAAACTAGAATGACATATCGATATCCCAAACAAGGAGAATTTCGTTTTCCGGTAATTCCGGACCAATCGTCGAATGACCATCGCAGCTCTCAGGAATCAAAGCCTGAGAAGAGAGAAAGAAGAAGAAATGGACAAGAAAAACCTCATCATGAAAAGTATGAGGAGAAGAAAGAAAGGACAAAAGATGATAGAAGGAGTACCAAGAATAGGAAGGAGCAGAAGTCTGAACTTCCTGAAACATCATCCATTCCTTTTACTCCAACAGATGTTCCTTCGCCAATCTATGGATATCACAGCCGACAATTGACTGTTGGTCTGGAAAAATTAGAAAATACGGTTGTACCCAATAAAGAACAAGAAACAAGAGCCCTGGATGATGCTGAATGGCAAGAACTTAGGAAACGCCTGCGGAGCAGGGTTACGGAAGATAAAGAACGTACCAGTCGAAATGCCCTTCAGAGACAGTTTGAGAGAAACGGGAAGAAAGAACAATCAAGAGAAGACGATCCACATACTCGCTCTGCTGAATGGGCAAGAGAAGAAGCTGCTACGCTAGAAACGCAGCGTTCTCTGAAAGAGGATCACTTATCTAAGGTGAAAGAAAGAGAAAGCCCTTACGGAAAAGATGAGACGGAGTTTCGTACAGAAAACGAACAACCGATAACAGATTGGAATGACGATACCGGTACAGGAAAGGACGACGCTGATTTTCCGGACGTTCTAAAAGAAGAGTCATCGTCGATTGTTAGAGAAGATAACAAAAAGAATTTATTAACCATGGAAGAAGATGATGATGAGGATACTGACATCAATGAAAGCCTGAGCAAGAATGAGCAGCCAGTTGCAGATAATAATTTAAACGATGATGAAAAAGATCAGCTGACTGAAGAATATGCAAATGAAGGGGAAACCCAACAGTCAGCAGAAGCTGAAGAAAATAATATTGAAAAACAAGAACAAATGGAAGAATCTCTGACTGAAAATGAGTCACTGGCTTACAAAAATGGCTCAAATGCTAATGAAACAGAATTCTCTATTCAGAACCCAGTCGAGGAAAGAGAAAGCAAAACGTTCTCTGAAGAGACAGAACAGCCAGAAGAAAGTGATAACGAAGAGATTGAAGATACAATTAAATCAAACGATGAAAACCAGAACGAGCATGTGGACCATAGCCTTGGTTTCATTGATTCGGAGTCATCTATTGAAAGAGAAATAGAAGTGAATGACGAAGTGCCAATTGTAGAAGAAAAGGCGTTGGAAAAGGATAGTGAAGATCAAAGCACTATGGAAACGGTCCAAGACAAGGAAATAAAAGAGGAGACATCTGCTCGAAGTTCTAATGATGTGGCTTCTAACCATTCACAATCTCTCATACAGACAGACGAGCAAAAGAGTGTAAACGAAAGTTCACCGAACCAAAGTGAAAAGCCTGCAGAAGAAAAAGAAGGTGAAAAAGGGCAAACTCCACTCAGGAAGAAGAAGAGATCACAAAAAAGAACCGTACCCTTTAATGTAATCATGACCCCAAGGGACAAGCGTTCTCGAGATAAAAAGCCTATCCCTAAGCAACAAGAACCGAAAAAAGAGAATGTAGAAGCACAAAAGACCCAAGAAGAGGTGGCATCAGAAAGTCAGGCGGTGAAAGAAAGTTACCAAACTCCTCTTCATTTACTAGAGGACCCTTTTAGGGCTTCAGATGGCGACGACCAATGGATTAAAGATCAGATGGAATTACTAGAAACGACCTTAAGACATTTTCACGTTCGTGCTAAAGTTGTCAATGCAATGAAAGGGCCGACAGTAACAAGGTTTGAAGTTCAGCCTGAGCCTGGAGTGAAGGTCAGTAAAATAACGAATCTTGCAGATGATATTAAGCTTAGCATGGCAGCAAGAGATATCCGTATTGAAGCTCCAATTCCAGGTAAACAAGCTGTAGGAATTGAAGTTCCGAACCAACAGCCGCAAATGGTTGGTCTCCAGGAAATTTTCGAATCAGAACCTTTCCAAGGAGACAACTCTCCGTTATCTGTAGGGCTAGGCTTGGATATTGGAGGAGATTCTGTCGTAACGAATTTGAAAAAGATGCCTCACGGATTAATTGCGGGTGCGACGGGATCTGGTAAAAGTGTTTGTATCAATACAATTTTGATCAGTCTTTTATATAAAGCTCACCATGAAGACGTGAAATTCCTGTTGATTGATCCAAAAATGGTAGAATTAGCACCTTATAATGATCTACCTCATCTCGTGTCTCCAGTAATTACGGATGTTAAGGCAGCAACGACTGCGTTGAAATGGGCGGTCAAGGAAATGGAAGAGCGCTATGAAAAATTCGTCAAGGAAGGCGTAAGGGATGTAGAGCGTTACAATGACAAGATGATTAAGAGTGGACGACGTGAAGAAAAAATGCCATATATGGTTATCGTCATTGATGAGCTGGCAGATTTAATGATGGTTTCCCCTCAAGATGTTGAGGATTCCATCTGTCGAATTGCTCAAAAAGCAAGAGCATGCGGCATGCACCTGCTACTTGCTACACAAAGACCTTCAGTTGACGTTATTACAGGCCTGATAAAAGCTAATATTCCAACTAGAATTGCGTTTAGCGTATCTTCACAGGTCGATTCTCGTACCATTATTGATTCTGGAGGTGCGGAAAAGCTTCTCGGCAAAGGAGATATGCTGTTTGTAGAGAACGGCTCAGGTCAGCCTCGTCGAATTCAAGGAGCATTTGTATCAGATGATGAAATTGAACGGGTTACACGCCATGTGAAGAAAATTGCTCCGCCTAACTATTTGTTCCATCAGGAAGAATTGATGAAGCAAATCTCTTCTGAGGAAGAGACAGATGCATTGTTTGATGAAGCCGTTCAATTTGTCGTTCAGCAAAATGGAGCAAGTGCCTCTCTTCTGCAGCGCCGATTCAAAGTAGGGTATAATCGAGCAGCGCGTTTAATTGATCAAATGGAAGACTACGGTATTATTTCAGAACAAAAAGGAAGTAAGCCAAGAGATATCTTGCTTACAGAGCAGCAAATACAGGAAATGATTGAATAAATAACTGTGTTTGTAAGGGATTTTTTCTAAATGCTTGTGAATTAGGTGCCAATTTTATATGATTGACAAAGAATGAATTTTTGACCTCAATGTTTAAGGAGTAAAGTCATGAAGGAAATAGAACGTAAGCTGAACGGTGAAATCAGCCGCTTAACAAATAAAACATTCAAATTTGACGAACGTGTAGCTGAGGGATGGTTCTCCGCTGTCTATTTTTTAAAGACGAGAGACATAGTTGAGAAACACCTTCCAGATAACCATGTGACCATGCAATTCTTTCAGAAAGATGAAGCGGTATTGTGTGGAACAGATGAAGCAATCGCGCTTATCCATACGTTCGCTGAACACCCGGAAGAATTAGAGGTTCACTCTTTAAAAGATGGAGATAAGATCAGCCCATATGAAACGGTTTTGACAATAACGGGGCCTTATCAGTATTTTGGCTTTTTAGAAGGCATTATTGACGGGATATTAGCAAGACGGACTTCCGTTGCTACCAATGTTTATAATGTCGTCAAAGCTGCTCGGTACTCCGGTCGTCAGAAACCTATCATTTTCATGGGAGACAGGGATGATCATTTTACTCAACAATCTGGAGATGGGTATGCAGCTTTCATAGGCGGATCGACGGCTCAGGCTACTCATGCCATGAACGAATGGTGGGGGAAAGAAGGAATGGGTACGATGCCTCACGCGCTCATCCAAATGTTCAAAGGGGATGTGGTCGAAGCGACGAGAGCTTATCAAACCCAGTTTCCTAATGATCAGTTAAT
It contains:
- a CDS encoding PepSY domain-containing protein — protein: MNWKKVAIAAGVGALAGYVVKEQLGNNQGVTPEKALKIAKEAFKKQGPISGSWIYMKPEELNKNGINYDVYRGGISKNQDGETSQFEFYIDTETGTIVDVAETTA
- a CDS encoding DUF1444 domain-containing protein; protein product: MKMTSIKMKKKLEERLQSNEWKTTFNRDKDTFRIEWRESGDGITITLPNVISKYEARGEEALDELEDHVQEALRVMNETHHLSGKEEKIFPVIRAASFPTETEQGKKLVYADHTAETRIYYALDLGKSYQLIDESMLEKENWTKERMKEVASFNVRSLPVKMKKDTVYGNDFYFHSTQDGYDASRILNEVLLEELKAECKGELAISIPHQDVIIFADVQNPEGYDIIAQMAMKFFAEGTVPITSLSFLYENKELEPIFILAQKKPKQNRKED
- a CDS encoding DNA translocase FtsK; this translates as MWNDFKNKLKKWFDETDKNDTPQPEKQREYERSEMNAKTRMTYRYPKQGEFRFPVIPDQSSNDHRSSQESKPEKRERRRNGQEKPHHEKYEEKKERTKDDRRSTKNRKEQKSELPETSSIPFTPTDVPSPIYGYHSRQLTVGLEKLENTVVPNKEQETRALDDAEWQELRKRLRSRVTEDKERTSRNALQRQFERNGKKEQSREDDPHTRSAEWAREEAATLETQRSLKEDHLSKVKERESPYGKDETEFRTENEQPITDWNDDTGTGKDDADFPDVLKEESSSIVREDNKKNLLTMEEDDDEDTDINESLSKNEQPVADNNLNDDEKDQLTEEYANEGETQQSAEAEENNIEKQEQMEESLTENESLAYKNGSNANETEFSIQNPVEERESKTFSEETEQPEESDNEEIEDTIKSNDENQNEHVDHSLGFIDSESSIEREIEVNDEVPIVEEKALEKDSEDQSTMETVQDKEIKEETSARSSNDVASNHSQSLIQTDEQKSVNESSPNQSEKPAEEKEGEKGQTPLRKKKRSQKRTVPFNVIMTPRDKRSRDKKPIPKQQEPKKENVEAQKTQEEVASESQAVKESYQTPLHLLEDPFRASDGDDQWIKDQMELLETTLRHFHVRAKVVNAMKGPTVTRFEVQPEPGVKVSKITNLADDIKLSMAARDIRIEAPIPGKQAVGIEVPNQQPQMVGLQEIFESEPFQGDNSPLSVGLGLDIGGDSVVTNLKKMPHGLIAGATGSGKSVCINTILISLLYKAHHEDVKFLLIDPKMVELAPYNDLPHLVSPVITDVKAATTALKWAVKEMEERYEKFVKEGVRDVERYNDKMIKSGRREEKMPYMVIVIDELADLMMVSPQDVEDSICRIAQKARACGMHLLLATQRPSVDVITGLIKANIPTRIAFSVSSQVDSRTIIDSGGAEKLLGKGDMLFVENGSGQPRRIQGAFVSDDEIERVTRHVKKIAPPNYLFHQEELMKQISSEEETDALFDEAVQFVVQQNGASASLLQRRFKVGYNRAARLIDQMEDYGIISEQKGSKPRDILLTEQQIQEMIE
- a CDS encoding M42 family metallopeptidase yields the protein MNVETRELFKTLTELPGAPGNEHLVRKFMRQELEKYSDEIVQDRLGGVFGLRDGKGPTVMVAGHMDEVGFMVTQITDNGMLRFQTLGGWWSQVLLAQRVQVITEEGPVVGVIGSIPPHNLTPEQRKKPMEMKNMLIDIGADDREDAKAIGIKPGQPIVPICPFTPMANDKKMLAKAWDNRYGCGLSIELLKELQNTKLPNQLYSGATVQEEVGLRGAQVAANMIDPDIFYALDASPANDMSGDKKEFGQLGKGALLRILDKSMVTHRGIRDFILDTAESHNIPYQYFISQGGTDAGRVHIANNGVPSAVVGICSRYIHTSSSIIHVDDYAAAKELLVHLVKTTDQNTVDLIKKNV
- a CDS encoding DUF84 family protein; translated protein: MKIYVGSNNPAKIDSVKQVFSEDEVVGMDVESKVAAQPFSDEETLEGAINRARECAAMNKGNFGIGLEGGVMEIEGDLYLCNWGALVDQKENVFTASGARIPLPDEIKEELEKGKELGDVMDNYANKNEVRKNEGAIGIFTNGAVEREEMFMHVVKLLKGQWEFYQ
- a CDS encoding YtoQ family protein, giving the protein MELTVYLAGQIHDDWREQLKNNAKQRDLPIHFVGPQENHERSDNIGEDIMGKQPDNVYRDDAASSVNNFRTQVLLQKSDAVIALFGEQYKQWNTAMDASSAIQLRKPLILVRPESLVHPLKELSNQANVTVETIDQALDVLSYIYE
- a CDS encoding nicotinate phosphoribosyltransferase, whose amino-acid sequence is MKEIERKLNGEISRLTNKTFKFDERVAEGWFSAVYFLKTRDIVEKHLPDNHVTMQFFQKDEAVLCGTDEAIALIHTFAEHPEELEVHSLKDGDKISPYETVLTITGPYQYFGFLEGIIDGILARRTSVATNVYNVVKAARYSGRQKPIIFMGDRDDHFTQQSGDGYAAFIGGSTAQATHAMNEWWGKEGMGTMPHALIQMFKGDVVEATRAYQTQFPNDQLMALVDYNNDVITDSLKVAREFGDELKGVRVDTSRNLVDKYFLRNQHLMGTFDPRGVNPELIFALRRALDKEGYQHVKIVVSGGFTEDRIRSFEQKKVPVDMYGVGGSLLKIGIGFTGDNVFIDGEPEAKEGRRYKPNPRLEYVEYHEE
- a CDS encoding thioredoxin family protein; amino-acid sequence: MITLESDQHLKELIESQPVILLFSADWCPDCKVIEPFIPELEDQFNDWSFVYVDRDQFIHVCAENDVFGIPSFVAFRDGEEVGRFVSKNRKTKEEIEEFLRKVSK
- a CDS encoding PTS transporter subunit IIC, producing MKQFLERKGVRISVHTYLITALSYMALGLFSSLIIGLIMKTIGEQTSLGVVSQSLIEMGTFAMDTKIWGGAIGAAIAFGLKAPPLVIFASLFSGALGAEMGGPAGSYIAALAATEFGKIVSKQTKIDIILTPFATITIGFLVGSLIGPPIGSFMTAFGEVINWATLQQPFIMGILVAVLMGLALTAPISSLAIALMLSLEGVAAGAATVGCAAQMIGFATISYKDNGFGGFIAQGIGTSMLQIGNVVKKPLIIAPPTIAGAVLAPIATVWFTLENNAAGAGMGTSGLVGQIMTFEAMGFSWEIVGIIFILHFLAPAFISGVIAMWFRRKGWIQPGDMRIDYE
- a CDS encoding YtnP family quorum-quenching lactonase, with translation MESMQIGRAKLTWLNGGVTHMDGGAMFGVVPKPLWSKKYPVNDKNQIELRTDPILVELDGKRLVIDSGMGNDKLTDKQKRNFGVKEESNIDRSLDELGLTRGDIDYVLMTHLHFDHACGLTMWDGEQLVPTFPHATIYTSETEWDEMRNPNIRSKNTYWEQNWKPVVEHVHTYDKSIEVLPGLQMVHTSGHSDGHSIILFEDEDETFIHMADIMPTHAHQNVLWALAYDDYPVTSVHEKQKWMGFGYERKAWYVFYHDAHYRALKFNENGEVMNSVKRQTYSYED
- the ytpR gene encoding YtpR family tRNA-binding protein, which encodes MDVFYNLKGIGDVLIIPVKEGDRNTIKHEQYGDVVKITDRTDGTLLGYNIFNASTYFNIPSQGKMRLTEEMLAPIKDLFSKNQLNDVLDFDLSPKFVVGYVKEKNPHENADKLNVCKVDVGEETLQIVCGAPNVDEGQHVVVAKVGATMPSGMKIKDAKLRGVPSSGMICSAKELGLPDAPKEKGILVLEDGYQAGEQFEF